The Linepithema humile isolate Giens D197 chromosome 7, Lhum_UNIL_v1.0, whole genome shotgun sequence genome has a window encoding:
- the CycY gene encoding cyclin-Y — MGNKNSCCVYSSPQAGRKEVGPENATRNLEEHLPEGGISVNNLQHISEREPEDWDSDPSLHPCAGTIFMERSKQAIENGMVRKKSQHQIADTRPLKKSSSCSTIYLDDSTVSQPNLKNTVKCVALAVYYHIKNRTSQRQIDIFDEKLHPLTRDGVSDDYDKHNPEHKQIYKFIRTLFNAAQLTAECAIITLVYLERLLTYAEIDITPANWKRIVLGAILLASKVWDDQAVWNVDYCQILKDITVEDMNELERQFLEMLQFNINVPSSVYAKYYFDLRTLAEANELTFPSEPLSKEKAQKLEAMSRVYEDKVTAEALRTGIKKWSSLDNVCIGGPRRSIAILS; from the exons ATGGGGAACAAGAATAGTTGTTGCGTTTACTCCAGTCCGCAAGCTGGACGCAAGGAAGTTGGGCCTGAGAATGCCACGCGTAATCTGGAAGAGCATCTGCCGGAGGGTGGGATTAGCGTGAACAATTTGCAACATATCAGTGAACGTGAGCCGGAAGACTGGGACTCTGATCCGTCACTGCATCCATGTGCGGGAACTATTTTTATGGAACGTTCAAAGCAAGCTATAGAGA ATGGCATGGTGAGAAAGAAGAGCCAGCATCAAATAGCAGATACAAGGCCTTTGAAAAAGAGTAGCAGTTGCAGTACAATATATCTAGATGACAGTACAGTTTCACAACCTAATTTGAAGAATACCGTCAAATGCGTTGCCTTAGCTGTTTATTACCATATTAAGAATAGAACTTCACAGCgacaaattgatatatttgatgAGAAACTACACCCGTTAACg AGAGATGGTGTTTCAGATGATTATGATAAACATAATCCAGAGcacaaacaaatatataagtttataagAACTTTGTTTAATGCTGCTCAGCTCACAGCTGAATGTGCCATCATAACTTTGGTTTATCTTGAACGCCTACTCACTTATGCAGAGATAGACATAACGCCAGCCAACTGGAAACGGATAGTATTAGGAGCTATTTTGTTAGCGTCTAAGGTTTGGGATGATCAAGCAGTATGGAATGTAGATTACTGTCAAATACTGAAAGACATCACGGTAGAAGATAT GAATGAATTAGAAAGACAATTCCTGGAGATGCTGCAATTCAACATAAATGTTCCTTCAAGTGTATATGCCAAATATTACTTTGACCTTCGTACACTTGCGGAAGCGAACGAATTAACATTCCCTAGTGAACCTCTTAGTAAAGAAAAAGCGCAGAAGTTAGAAGCTATGTCCAGAGTTTACGAAGATAAAGTTACAGCCGAGGCTCTACGTACTGGTATTAAAAAGTGGTCCAGCTTGGATAACGTATGCATAGGTGGACCTAGACGTAGCATCgctattttatcttaa